A single window of Synechococcus sp. CBW1004 DNA harbors:
- the glk gene encoding glucokinase translates to MTTLLAGDIGGTKTLLSLHAAGGLETLAQERYSSADWPDLAAMVNHFLEGLRPAGHAHPSVACLAVAGPVQAGRARLTNLPWSLGEHELARDCAIPRVELVNDFAVLIYGLPHLQPAQQAPVRGGSAQPQAPLLILGAGTGLGVAIGVPTTSGLQALASEAAHGEFAPRSQAEWELRQWLQHDLAIERVSIERVVSGTGLGHVARWLLSREPRQGVDHPLSTVAEGWLRPGAEDGERRDLPAAVAGAAAAGDPLARTALDLWLGAYGAVCGDLALACLPRGGIWLAGGTAAKLLAELRSPAFIDAFLAKGRLTPVLEPIPIQAVTDAAIGSFSAACRARMLLA, encoded by the coding sequence ATGACCACCCTGCTGGCCGGCGACATCGGCGGCACCAAGACGCTGCTCAGCCTGCATGCCGCCGGCGGACTGGAGACCCTGGCCCAGGAGCGCTACAGCTCGGCCGACTGGCCGGATCTGGCGGCGATGGTCAACCACTTTCTGGAGGGTCTGCGCCCCGCCGGCCATGCCCATCCCTCGGTGGCCTGCCTGGCGGTGGCCGGTCCGGTGCAGGCCGGCCGCGCCCGCCTCACCAACCTTCCCTGGAGCCTCGGGGAACACGAGCTGGCCCGCGATTGCGCCATCCCGCGCGTCGAGCTGGTGAACGACTTCGCGGTGCTGATCTACGGCCTGCCCCATCTGCAGCCAGCACAGCAGGCGCCCGTCCGGGGTGGTTCGGCCCAGCCGCAGGCGCCTCTCCTGATCCTGGGGGCCGGCACCGGCCTCGGCGTGGCGATCGGCGTTCCCACCACCTCCGGCCTGCAGGCGCTGGCCAGTGAGGCGGCCCACGGCGAATTCGCCCCCCGCAGCCAGGCGGAGTGGGAGCTCAGGCAGTGGCTGCAGCACGACCTGGCGATCGAGCGGGTGTCGATCGAGCGGGTGGTCAGTGGCACCGGCCTTGGCCATGTGGCCCGCTGGCTGCTCAGCCGTGAGCCCCGGCAGGGTGTCGACCATCCCCTGAGCACCGTCGCCGAGGGCTGGCTGCGTCCCGGGGCGGAGGATGGGGAGCGCCGCGATCTGCCGGCGGCGGTCGCGGGCGCGGCGGCGGCAGGTGACCCCCTGGCCCGTACCGCCCTGGATCTCTGGCTGGGGGCCTATGGGGCGGTGTGCGGCGATCTGGCCCTGGCCTGCCTGCCGCGCGGTGGCATCTGGCTGGCGGGCGGCACGGCGGCCAAGCTGCTCGCCGAGCTGCGCTCACCCGCCTTCATCGACGCCTTTCTCGCCAAGGGGCGCCTGACGCCCGTGCTGGAGCCGATCCCCATTCAGGCGGTCACCGATGCGGCCATCGGCAGCTTCAGCGCCGCCTGCCGGGCGCGCATGCTGCTGGCCTGA
- the thrB gene encoding homoserine kinase — MERPSLGQGVVVNVPATTANLGPGFDCLGAALDLGNRFALQVVDGGAERFDLIIEGSEGSHLRGGPDNLVYRAAQRVWREAGIEPVALEARVQLAVPPARGLGSSATAIVAGLIGANALVGEPLSTEKLLELAIDIEGHPDNVVPSLLGGLCLTARTASQRWRVLRCEWAADVQAVVAIPSIRLSTSEARRAMPRSIPIPDAVINLGALTLLLQGLRTGNGDLIADGLHDRIHEPYRWGLIQGGRSVRQAALEAGAWGCVISGAGPTLLALAPPDRAEAISAAMVAAWEREGVSSRGEVLALQDRGSRWEPLARTH; from the coding sequence ATGGAGCGCCCCAGCCTCGGCCAGGGGGTGGTGGTCAACGTTCCTGCGACGACCGCCAACCTCGGCCCAGGATTTGATTGCCTGGGCGCTGCCCTTGATCTCGGCAACCGCTTCGCGCTGCAGGTGGTGGATGGCGGCGCCGAGCGATTCGACCTGATCATCGAGGGCAGCGAGGGCTCCCATCTGCGTGGCGGCCCGGACAACCTGGTGTATCGGGCTGCCCAACGCGTCTGGCGGGAAGCCGGCATCGAGCCCGTGGCCCTGGAGGCGCGCGTGCAGCTGGCGGTGCCGCCGGCCCGTGGACTCGGCAGCAGTGCCACCGCGATCGTCGCCGGCCTGATCGGTGCCAACGCCCTGGTGGGCGAGCCGCTGAGCACCGAGAAACTGCTCGAGCTGGCGATCGACATCGAGGGCCATCCCGACAACGTGGTGCCCTCGCTGCTGGGGGGCCTCTGTCTGACGGCACGCACCGCCTCGCAGCGCTGGCGTGTGCTGCGCTGCGAATGGGCCGCCGATGTGCAGGCGGTGGTGGCGATTCCGTCGATCCGGCTGAGCACCTCCGAGGCGCGTCGCGCCATGCCCCGCAGCATCCCGATTCCCGATGCGGTGATCAACCTCGGTGCCCTCACCCTGCTGCTGCAGGGACTGCGCACCGGCAACGGCGATCTGATCGCCGACGGCCTGCATGACCGCATCCATGAGCCCTACCGCTGGGGGCTGATCCAGGGAGGGCGCAGCGTGCGCCAGGCCGCTCTGGAGGCGGGAGCCTGGGGCTGCGTGATCAGCGGTGCCGGCCCGACGCTGCTTGCCCTTGCGCCCCCCGATCGGGCTGAAGCGATCAGTGCGGCGATGGTGGCGGCCTGGGAGCGCGAAGGGGTCAGCAGCCGTGGGGAGGTGCTGGCCCTGCAGGATCGGGGCAGCCGCTGGGAGCCGCTGGCCAGGACACACTGA